The stretch of DNA TCACTTGATGACACCGATTGGCAAGCCGCCAGTCTGGTCATCGAAACGATCAAAAAGCCGGACGGGAAAAAGGCCGCTGTCTCCCGTCCGGCAAGACGCGCAACACACGCGGGCAAAGGTGGCGGGACTGTACAGCCACCTGTTTTGCGCGCGGCGTTGAAACGCCCTTGAACCGCCGGCGACCGGCACGTCACCGCGTCACGCGCGCGGCTGGCAGACATTCAACCCAAGCTGATCTCATTCAGCTCTGTTTAGGAGGCATGACCATGAACACCATCATTCGCAACGCAGTGCTCGCGATCAGCCTGCTTGGGTTAGGCGCTTTCGCTTCCCCCATCCAGGCTTCCCCAATCCAAGCTTCGCCGACACAGACGGACAAGCAGGAGCAAGCCGACAAAAAGGCCAAAGAGAAAGAGAAAAAAGACGGCGGCATCAAGACCAAAGTCGGCGACATGTTCGGCATTGGCGACAAAGAGCAGCGCCAGGAGCGCGCCCAGGCGAAGTCCGAACGCGAATACCAGAAGATGCTGGCCGACGCGCGCAAGAAATACGACGCCGGGTCGAAAGACCACAGCCCGGATTTCAAGTACCGCGTGGATCAGGATTACAAGGAGGTGCGGCGGCAGCACAGCGATTACGGCTTCCAGATGAACACCTTCAACAGCAATGACGACGTGACGACCTTCACCGGCGACAAATTGAAACTGGAAGACACGCTCTATGACAACGAGTTCGTCCAGGATTACGTCAACCGCGTCGGCCAAGCGCTGGTGCCGGCCACTTCGGCGCAACGTTACATCTTCAAGGTCGTGCTCAATCCGGTGCCCGATGCGCGCTCGCTCTCGACCGGGACGGTCTACATCACGACCGGCTATCTGGCGCTGGTGGATAACGAGGCGCAGTTGGCCTACATTTTGGGCCACGAGGTGGCGCACATCGAGAAGCTGCACTGGCTACAGGATTCGCTCGTCTCCAACGAGATGGAGGACTTCAACCGCAAGCAGGAAAAGATTCAAGGCTATGCTTCCCTGGCAGCGGGCGGGTTGGGAACACTCTTCGGCGGCGCGGCCAGCGGCTCGTTTTTGCGCGGGATGCAATACGGCTATTTCGCCAGCGAGTTGACCGCGCTGGTGATGAAGTTCGTCAAGCCGACCAAGAGCTTCGCCTGGGATCGCGTCCAGGAAAACGAAGCTGACAAGTACGGCATGGAGCTGATGTTCGAGCGCAATTACGACCCGCGCGAAGTGCCGAAGCTTTACGCGCGCTTGCAACAGTTCAATGCGCGCGAGCCGCGCACTTCCGATGGTTTCGTGGCTCAGGCCGACCGCGTGTTGGAAGGCAAGACCTTTTCCAATTTCGCCATGGTTTCCTGGTCGGTCAAACCCAACCTGATGCGCGGCGCGGCCAATTTGCGCGCGCGACGCGGCGACACGGCGGATGGCGGCATCGTTTCGCCGCTGGAACCGGGCAAGACCTTTGGCACGGCTGAAGACGCTGAGAAGCGCGAAAAGGGTGCGACACAACAGATGGACAACCTGAACGCTGTGCTGCGCGAGAAGCTGGAGAAGGGCGAAATCATCGGCAGCAGTGAAGAGTTCCAATCGGTCATGGCCGATCTCAAACGCGACAACGGCATCCGCGCGTTTTATTTCGACATGTACCAAATGGCGCTCGACAACCTCCGCGAGGCGCTGCAAATCCGCTCGAACGATCCCTACACGCATTTCTACTACGGCAAGGTGCTGCATGCGACCGCGCGTTCAAAAGCTGAGAAAGCCGAGGCGCTCAGTTCGATCATCAAGGCCATCGAAACCGACAAACGCGGCGTGCTGGCCGGCCCCTGGATGCATCGCGCGCTGGTGCTGATGGCCGATCGCAATCCGGCGCAGAACCGCGAGATCATTGGCTATTTGCGGCAATACGTGGATGTTTATCAGCAAGAGCACGGCGGCGGATTGCCGCCCAACATGGATGTGATCTACGCCTACTTGAAAGACCTGGGCGACGATCAATGGGCCGCGCGTCCGGCCATGAACATCTCGACCAAGAATCTCGATCCGATCAAGACGGCGGGCGGTCAGGCGGCGCGCGAACCTGCGCCCTTGCCCGCTCCGCAACCGCAACCGTCATCACCACCCGCGTCTGCCGCGCCCAACAACGTGAAACGCAAACCGTAGCGCAAACCGTAGCAATTGACCCTGGGTACGCACCGCTTCCAGCGTGCGGGCTTGAAATCGGAGCGCGTAATGCCGGAGAGTTTTCCT from Acidobacteriota bacterium encodes:
- a CDS encoding M48 family metalloprotease; the encoded protein is MNTIIRNAVLAISLLGLGAFASPIQASPIQASPTQTDKQEQADKKAKEKEKKDGGIKTKVGDMFGIGDKEQRQERAQAKSEREYQKMLADARKKYDAGSKDHSPDFKYRVDQDYKEVRRQHSDYGFQMNTFNSNDDVTTFTGDKLKLEDTLYDNEFVQDYVNRVGQALVPATSAQRYIFKVVLNPVPDARSLSTGTVYITTGYLALVDNEAQLAYILGHEVAHIEKLHWLQDSLVSNEMEDFNRKQEKIQGYASLAAGGLGTLFGGAASGSFLRGMQYGYFASELTALVMKFVKPTKSFAWDRVQENEADKYGMELMFERNYDPREVPKLYARLQQFNAREPRTSDGFVAQADRVLEGKTFSNFAMVSWSVKPNLMRGAANLRARRGDTADGGIVSPLEPGKTFGTAEDAEKREKGATQQMDNLNAVLREKLEKGEIIGSSEEFQSVMADLKRDNGIRAFYFDMYQMALDNLREALQIRSNDPYTHFYYGKVLHATARSKAEKAEALSSIIKAIETDKRGVLAGPWMHRALVLMADRNPAQNREIIGYLRQYVDVYQQEHGGGLPPNMDVIYAYLKDLGDDQWAARPAMNISTKNLDPIKTAGGQAAREPAPLPAPQPQPSSPPASAAPNNVKRKP